The Rhizoctonia solani chromosome 4, complete sequence genome contains a region encoding:
- a CDS encoding ribosomal protein L3: MSHRKYEAPRHGSLGFLPRKRAARHRGKVKSFPKDDPKKPVHLTATMGYKAGMTHIVRDLDRPGSKMHKREVVEAVSIIETPPLIVVGVVGYVETPRGLRTLTTVWANHLSDEVKRRFYKNWYRSKKKAFTRYAKKAAENGGKSTQRELERIKKYCTVVRVLAHTQIRKTGLKQKKAHLMEIQVNGGSIADKVAFAHGLFEKPVEVSTVFEQDEVVDVIAVTKGHGFEGVTARWGTKKLPRKTHKGLRKVACIGAWHPSKVMFSVARAGQDGYHHRTELNKKIYRIGLGSDAANARTDSDATDKSITPLGGFPHYGIVKNDYLMLKGSIPGTKKRVITIRKSLMVHTSRRDLEKVQLKFIDTSSKFGHGAFQTKAEKSAFLGTLKKKD; this comes from the exons ATGTCTCACCGTAAG TACGAGGCGCCCCGCCATGGATCTTTGGGATTCTTGCCCCGCAAGAGGGCTGCCCGTCACCGCGGAAAGGTCAAGTCCTTCCCCAAG GACGACCCTAAGAAGCCGGTTCACTTGACTGCCACTATGGGCTACAAGGCCGGTATGACCCACATCGTGCGTGACCTTGACCGTCCTGGTTCCAAGATGCACAAGCGTGAGGTTGTCG AGGCTGTATCGATTATCGAGACACCCCCTCTCATTGTCGTTGGTGTTGTTGGATACGTCGAGACTCCTCGTGGTCTCCGTACTCTTACCACCGTCTGGGCCAACCACCTCAGCGACGAGGTCAAGAGGAGATTCTACAAG AACTGGTATCGCTCGAAGAAAAAGGCGTTCACCCGCTACGCCAAGAAGGCTGCCGAGAATGGTGGCAAGTCCACTCAACGCGAACTCGAGCGTATCAAGAAATACTGCACTGTTGTTCGTGTCCTTGCTCACACCCAGATCCGCAAGACTGGCCTCAAGCAAAAGAAGGCACATCTCATGGAGATTCAG GTCAACGGTGGATCTATCGCCGACAAGGTCGCCTTTGCTCACGGCCTGTTCGAAAAGCCTGTTGAGGTCTCGACTGTATTCGAGCAAGACGAGGTCGTTGACGTTATTGCTGTGACCAAGGGTCATGGATTCGAGGGTGTTACTGCCCGATGGGGAACCAAGAAGCTGCCTCGCAAGACACACAAGGGTCTCCGTAAGGTCGCTTGTATCGGAGCATGGCATCCTAGCAAGGTCATGTTCTCTGTTGCTCGCGCTGGTCAAG ATGGATACCACCACCGTACCGAGCTTAACAAGAAGATCTACCGCATCGGTCTCGGCTCAGATGCTGCCAACGCACGCACCGATTCCGACGCCACGGATAAGAGCATCACTCCTCTCGGTGGTTTCCCTCACTACGGTATCGTTAAGAACGACTACCTCATGCTTAAGGGCTCTATTCCGGGTACCAAGAAGCGTGTCATTACCATTCGTAAGAGTCTGATGGTCCACACCTCCCGTCGGGATCTCGAAAAGGTGCAACTCAAGTTCATCGATACTTCTTCCAAATTCGGCCACGGTGCCTTCCAGACCAAGGCGGAGAAGTCTGCATTCTTGGGCACACTCAAGAAGAAGGACTGA